In the Pseudomonas sp. ADAK2 genome, one interval contains:
- the mpl gene encoding UDP-N-acetylmuramate:L-alanyl-gamma-D-glutamyl-meso-diaminopimelate ligase has product MHIHILGICGTFMGSMAVLAKELGHHVTGSDANVYPPMSTQLEAQGIELTQGYDPAQLDPAPDLVVVGNAMSRGNPAVEYVLNKGLPYVSGPQWLADHVLQGRWVLAVAGTHGKTTTSSMLAWVLEHAGMSPGFLIGGVPQNFSVSARLGGTPFFVIEADEYDSAFFDKRSKFVHYRPRTAILNNLEFDHADIFPDLPAIERQFHHLVRTIPSEGLVIHPTTEPALQRVIEMGCWTPVQTTGAGGQWQVKLLSEDGSKFEVMFEGVAQGVVEWDMTGQHNVANALATLAAARHVGVVPSMGIAALSAFKSVKRRMEKVAEVRGITIYDDFAHHPTAIATTLDGLRKKIGDAPLIAIIEPRSNSMKLGAHRDGLPESVVDADQVIWYAPANLGWDLGATAALCTVPSIVSDSLEGIIERVKSQAQPGTHVVIMSNGGFGGLHGKLAEALQ; this is encoded by the coding sequence ATGCACATTCATATTCTTGGTATCTGCGGCACTTTCATGGGTTCGATGGCGGTTCTGGCCAAAGAGCTGGGTCATCACGTGACCGGCTCCGATGCCAACGTCTATCCGCCGATGAGCACTCAGCTGGAAGCTCAGGGCATTGAGTTGACCCAGGGTTACGACCCGGCGCAGCTCGATCCGGCCCCGGACCTGGTGGTGGTCGGCAACGCCATGTCCCGCGGCAACCCGGCGGTCGAGTACGTACTGAACAAAGGCCTGCCCTACGTTTCCGGCCCGCAATGGCTGGCCGACCACGTGTTGCAGGGTCGCTGGGTATTGGCCGTCGCCGGTACTCACGGCAAGACCACCACCAGCAGCATGCTCGCCTGGGTACTGGAACACGCGGGCATGAGCCCGGGTTTCCTGATCGGCGGCGTGCCGCAGAATTTCTCGGTGTCCGCTCGCCTGGGCGGCACACCGTTCTTCGTGATCGAAGCCGATGAATACGACAGCGCGTTCTTCGACAAGCGCTCCAAGTTCGTTCACTACCGCCCACGCACGGCGATCCTGAACAACCTTGAGTTCGATCACGCCGACATCTTCCCCGATCTGCCGGCCATCGAACGGCAGTTCCACCATTTGGTACGCACAATCCCGAGCGAAGGCCTGGTCATTCATCCGACTACCGAACCCGCGCTGCAACGGGTAATCGAGATGGGCTGCTGGACCCCGGTGCAAACCACCGGTGCCGGCGGTCAGTGGCAGGTCAAGTTGCTGAGCGAGGACGGTTCGAAGTTTGAAGTGATGTTCGAAGGCGTCGCCCAAGGCGTGGTCGAGTGGGACATGACCGGTCAGCACAACGTCGCCAATGCCCTGGCCACTTTGGCGGCGGCGCGGCACGTCGGCGTCGTGCCATCAATGGGCATCGCGGCATTGAGCGCGTTCAAAAGCGTGAAGCGCCGGATGGAGAAAGTCGCGGAAGTGCGTGGCATCACCATCTACGACGACTTCGCCCACCACCCGACCGCCATCGCCACCACCCTCGACGGCTTGCGCAAGAAGATCGGCGATGCGCCGTTGATCGCGATCATCGAGCCGCGCTCCAACTCCATGAAGCTCGGCGCGCACCGTGACGGTTTGCCGGAAAGCGTGGTCGATGCCGATCAGGTGATCTGGTACGCGCCGGCCAACCTCGGTTGGGATTTGGGCGCTACCGCCGCGCTTTGCACCGTGCCATCGATCGTCAGTGATTCCCTCGAAGGCATCATCGAACGCGTGAAAAGCCAGGCCCAGCCCGGCACCCACGTAGTGATCATGAGCAACGGCGGCTTCGGCGGCCTGCACGGCAAACTCGCCGAGGCGCTGCAATGA
- the ubiX gene encoding flavin prenyltransferase UbiX, whose product MNNGPERITLAMTGASGAQYGLRLLDCLVREDREVHFLISKAAQLVMATETDVTLPPKPQTMQAFLTEYTGAAAGQIKVYGKEDWMSPVASGSGAPAAMVVVPCSTGTLSAIATGACNNLIERAADVTLKERRQLILVPREAPYSSIHLEHMLKLSNMGVTILPASPGFYHQPQTIDDLIDFVVARILNLLNIPQDMLPRWGEHHLSSDE is encoded by the coding sequence ATGAACAACGGCCCGGAACGCATCACGCTGGCGATGACCGGTGCGTCCGGCGCCCAGTACGGCTTACGCCTGCTTGATTGCCTGGTACGTGAAGACCGCGAGGTGCATTTCCTGATCTCCAAGGCTGCGCAACTGGTGATGGCCACCGAGACCGACGTTACGCTGCCGCCGAAACCGCAAACCATGCAGGCCTTCCTCACCGAATACACCGGCGCCGCTGCCGGACAGATCAAGGTGTATGGCAAGGAAGACTGGATGTCGCCGGTGGCCTCGGGCTCCGGCGCGCCAGCGGCGATGGTGGTGGTGCCGTGTTCCACCGGGACCTTGTCGGCGATTGCGACCGGGGCTTGCAACAACCTGATCGAACGCGCCGCCGATGTCACCTTGAAGGAGCGCCGCCAGTTGATTCTGGTGCCGCGTGAGGCGCCGTATTCGAGCATTCATCTGGAGCACATGCTCAAGTTGTCGAACATGGGCGTCACGATTTTGCCGGCCTCGCCGGGGTTTTATCACCAGCCACAGACCATCGACGACCTGATCGACTTCGTCGTGGCGCGGATTCTCAATCTGCTGAACATTCCACAGGACATGCTGCCGCGTTGGGGCGAGCACCATTTGAGCAGTGATGAATAA
- a CDS encoding sigma-54-dependent Fis family transcriptional regulator yields MHDNHLSRHAQQVLTVTQGKSHLHGPGSDPSIARSWLRCLEDYHLDPALAMAPTVLEHGRVLESRERLQQVLHIAGNEMTSLHQQLSGAGHAVLLTDARGVILNCVTAPAERKIFERAGLWLGADWSEACEGTNGIGTCLVERQSLTIHQDEHFRGRHTGLTCSASPVFDPHGELLAVLDVSSARHEVSRQSQFHTMALVNLSAKMIESCYFLRYFDNQWLLRFHLQAESVGLFSEGLLAFDGEGRISAVNQSALNLLGHIRGGLLGKPVEAFFDCSLDELLGRASVNASASWPLRARDGRSLFAVLRGQPRSIPVPVVQSPVIAERPRLSGICLGDAALQEDFRKSLRVFERDVPLLINGETGSGKEAFAKAVHHASQRADKAFVALNCAAIPESLIESELFGYRGGSFTGARKEGMRGKLQQADGGTLFLDEIGDMPLALQTRLLRVLEDRQVVPIGGEPESVNVRIISATHRNLLDRVQDGSFREDLYYRLNGLEVALPALRDRSDKSQLLDFLLAEEAGGEIVLIDQPAREALLGFAWPGNVRQLRNVLRTLAALCDGGRIGLEDLPAMIRQVRPAVALVVDEPSEFPLEDAERLALLNALEQQRWHMTHTAEQLGVSRNTLYRKLRKHGIARSA; encoded by the coding sequence ATGCACGACAACCATTTGAGTCGCCATGCCCAGCAAGTCCTGACCGTTACCCAGGGCAAATCACACCTGCATGGCCCCGGCAGCGATCCGTCGATTGCCCGTTCCTGGCTGCGTTGTCTTGAGGACTATCACCTCGACCCGGCCCTGGCTATGGCGCCAACGGTGCTGGAGCATGGCCGTGTGCTGGAAAGCCGCGAACGCCTGCAACAAGTGCTGCACATCGCCGGCAATGAAATGACCAGCCTGCACCAGCAACTCTCCGGTGCCGGCCACGCAGTGCTGCTGACCGACGCCCGCGGGGTGATCCTCAACTGCGTCACCGCCCCCGCCGAACGCAAGATTTTCGAGCGTGCCGGGCTCTGGCTCGGGGCCGACTGGAGCGAAGCCTGCGAAGGCACCAACGGCATCGGCACCTGCCTGGTAGAGCGCCAATCCCTGACCATTCACCAGGACGAACACTTTCGCGGCCGCCACACCGGACTGACCTGCTCCGCGAGCCCGGTGTTCGACCCCCATGGCGAATTGCTGGCGGTGCTCGACGTGTCGTCGGCGCGCCATGAAGTCTCGCGGCAGAGCCAGTTCCACACCATGGCCCTGGTCAACCTCTCGGCGAAGATGATCGAGAGCTGCTATTTCCTGCGTTATTTCGACAATCAATGGTTGCTGCGTTTTCACTTGCAGGCCGAGTCCGTGGGACTGTTCAGCGAAGGGCTGCTGGCGTTCGATGGCGAAGGGCGGATCAGCGCGGTCAACCAGAGCGCGTTGAACCTGTTGGGGCATATTCGCGGCGGGCTGCTGGGTAAACCGGTGGAAGCGTTTTTCGATTGCTCGCTGGATGAGTTGCTCGGCCGAGCGAGCGTGAATGCCAGCGCCAGTTGGCCGCTGCGCGCCCGTGACGGCCGCAGTCTGTTTGCCGTGTTGCGCGGTCAGCCTCGGAGTATTCCGGTGCCGGTGGTGCAAAGTCCGGTGATTGCCGAACGTCCGCGCTTGTCCGGCATCTGCCTGGGCGATGCGGCGTTACAAGAAGATTTTCGTAAGTCCCTGCGCGTATTCGAACGGGATGTGCCGTTGCTGATCAATGGCGAAACCGGTTCCGGCAAGGAAGCCTTCGCCAAAGCCGTGCACCACGCCAGCCAACGGGCGGATAAAGCCTTCGTCGCCCTCAACTGCGCGGCCATTCCGGAAAGCCTGATCGAAAGCGAACTGTTCGGCTATCGCGGTGGCAGTTTCACCGGCGCGCGCAAGGAAGGTATGCGTGGCAAGTTGCAACAGGCTGATGGCGGCACGTTGTTCCTCGATGAAATCGGCGACATGCCTCTGGCCTTGCAGACCCGGCTATTAAGGGTGCTGGAAGATCGCCAAGTGGTGCCGATTGGCGGTGAACCGGAGTCGGTCAACGTCAGAATAATCAGCGCGACCCACCGCAATTTGCTGGACCGGGTGCAGGACGGCAGCTTCCGCGAGGATTTGTACTACCGGCTCAATGGGCTGGAAGTGGCATTGCCGGCGTTGCGCGACCGTAGCGATAAATCGCAGTTACTGGATTTCCTGCTGGCGGAAGAGGCGGGCGGGGAAATAGTGCTGATTGATCAGCCGGCACGGGAAGCCTTGCTCGGGTTCGCCTGGCCGGGGAATGTGCGGCAGTTGCGCAATGTGCTGCGTACGTTGGCGGCGCTGTGTGATGGCGGGCGGATCGGGCTGGAGGATTTGCCGGCAATGATTCGCCAAGTGCGGCCGGCGGTTGCGTTGGTGGTGGACGAGCCTTCGGAGTTTCCGCTGGAGGATGCGGAGCGGTTGGCGTTGCTCAATGCGCTGGAGCAGCAGCGCTGGCATATGACGCATACCGCTGAACAGCTGGGTGTCAGTCGCAATACTCTTTACAGAAAGCTGCGTAAACACGGGATCGCCCGTTCTGCCTGA
- the eat gene encoding ethanolamine permease, translating to MPSDQTGVPATGSSVDFEKVGSEYFQQRELKKGAAGWVLLVGLGVAYVISGDYAGWNFGLAQGGWGGMFLATLLMATMYLCMCFSLAELSSMIPTAGGGYGFARSAFGPWGGFLTGTAILIEYAIAPAAIAVFIGAYCESLFGIGGWMIYLAFYIIFIAIHIFGVGEALKLMFVITAVAALALGVFLVAMVPHFSVANLLDIPVTEAKGASSFLPFGYVGVWAAIPYAIWFFLAVEGVPLAAEETKNPKRDLPRGLIGAMLVLVSFALLILVIGPGGAGANALLTSGNPLVEALSKAYGGSTWMGSFVNLVGLAGLIASFFSIIYAYSRQIFALSRAGYLPRKLSQTNKSKAPVLALIIPGIIGFGLSLTGQGDLLILVAVFGATISYVLMMAAHITLRIRRPKMDRPYRTPGGIFTSGVALVLACIAVVAGFLVDPRVVIGAAIIYGVLIAYFAFYSRHHLVAGTPEEEFAAIQKAEEALH from the coding sequence ATGCCTAGCGATCAAACGGGAGTTCCGGCTACCGGCTCCTCTGTCGACTTCGAAAAAGTCGGCTCCGAATATTTCCAGCAACGCGAACTTAAAAAAGGTGCTGCCGGCTGGGTCCTGCTGGTCGGCCTCGGCGTCGCTTACGTCATCTCCGGCGACTACGCCGGGTGGAACTTCGGACTCGCCCAAGGTGGTTGGGGCGGCATGTTCCTCGCCACTTTGCTGATGGCGACGATGTACTTGTGCATGTGCTTTTCCCTCGCTGAACTGTCCTCGATGATTCCTACCGCCGGCGGTGGCTACGGTTTTGCCCGCAGCGCATTCGGGCCGTGGGGCGGATTCCTCACCGGCACCGCGATCCTGATCGAATACGCGATCGCGCCGGCCGCCATTGCAGTGTTCATCGGCGCCTATTGCGAGTCGTTGTTCGGCATCGGCGGCTGGATGATCTATCTGGCGTTCTACATCATCTTCATCGCCATCCACATTTTCGGCGTCGGCGAAGCGTTGAAACTGATGTTCGTTATCACCGCGGTCGCCGCGCTGGCACTGGGCGTGTTCCTGGTGGCAATGGTCCCGCACTTCAGCGTGGCCAACCTGCTTGACATCCCGGTGACCGAAGCCAAGGGCGCCAGCAGTTTCCTGCCCTTTGGTTATGTCGGCGTATGGGCGGCGATTCCCTACGCGATCTGGTTCTTCCTCGCGGTCGAAGGCGTGCCGTTGGCCGCCGAAGAAACCAAAAACCCCAAGCGCGACCTGCCCCGTGGCCTGATCGGCGCGATGCTGGTGCTGGTGAGTTTTGCCCTGTTGATCCTGGTGATCGGGCCGGGCGGCGCAGGTGCCAATGCGTTGCTGACTTCGGGTAACCCGTTGGTCGAAGCGCTGAGCAAAGCCTATGGCGGCTCGACCTGGATGGGCAGCTTCGTCAACCTCGTCGGCCTGGCCGGGCTCATCGCCAGTTTCTTCTCGATCATCTACGCCTACTCGCGGCAGATATTTGCCCTGTCGCGCGCCGGTTACCTGCCGCGCAAACTGTCGCAAACCAATAAAAGCAAAGCGCCGGTACTGGCGTTGATCATCCCCGGGATCATTGGTTTCGGCCTGTCGTTGACCGGTCAGGGCGATCTGTTGATTCTGGTGGCAGTGTTCGGCGCGACGATTTCCTACGTGCTGATGATGGCGGCGCACATCACCTTGCGCATCCGTCGCCCCAAAATGGATCGGCCATACCGCACGCCGGGCGGTATTTTCACTTCGGGCGTCGCGCTGGTTCTGGCGTGCATCGCCGTGGTAGCGGGGTTTCTGGTGGACCCACGGGTGGTCATTGGCGCGGCGATCATCTATGGAGTGTTAATTGCTTACTTTGCTTTCTACAGTCGGCATCACTTGGTAGCAGGCACGCCCGAAGAAGAATTCGCGGCGATTCAGAAAGCTGAAGAAGCCTTGCACTGA
- a CDS encoding C13 family peptidase, which translates to MRSLALLALTLMLTACGDGESLLSPDARLPDGGRYRGDLVNGLLQGQGRIDYPSGSWYAGQFDKGQWHGQGEWHGSNGEVYRGQFQQGLFDGQGTLTTNGSSYTGGFKLGRRDGEGTLKENGMTYRGEFKADQYSGLGRLELDDGSTYQGQFAHGKPNGEGQRGDASGNQFSGHFVDGQLEGNGTFNSADGDIYVGGFKDNQLHGKGRYENADGDVWIGQFKEGVLSGKGELIGTDGSHYIGQFSDWRFTGQGRLNLADGSFYVGGFDNDSYSGRGTLVLTDGSVMSGTWINGQRVRDADGKLLPDTLELGLLAQGRLLDEALANVPASTPAVELYTLTLGGDGKQSVFLRESDYVANMLASRFGAYGQIRLVNHREHLADRPMATRENLRRAVQTLAERSGPEDLLFIYLTSHGTSEHELVLDQPRMELADLPADELAAVLTPLKNRDKIIVISSCYSGGFIPALKDERTLIMTASRADRVSFGCSEEANFTYFGDALFAQALNQTDDLEQAFKLAKATVAERELADNFEASEPQIWAPKTVLSHWQLLRKQQARKALQSAAISSKDAKLN; encoded by the coding sequence ATGCGCTCACTTGCACTCCTCGCTTTGACCCTGATGCTCACCGCTTGCGGCGATGGTGAATCGCTGTTGTCCCCTGACGCCCGCCTGCCGGACGGCGGACGCTATCGAGGGGATCTGGTCAACGGGTTGTTGCAGGGCCAGGGTCGTATCGACTACCCGAGCGGCAGTTGGTACGCCGGTCAGTTCGACAAAGGCCAGTGGCATGGCCAGGGCGAATGGCACGGCAGCAACGGCGAAGTCTATCGCGGACAATTCCAGCAAGGTCTGTTCGACGGCCAGGGCACGCTGACTACCAATGGCAGCAGCTACACCGGCGGCTTCAAGCTTGGCCGGCGCGACGGCGAAGGCACCCTCAAAGAAAACGGCATGACTTACCGCGGTGAGTTCAAGGCCGACCAATATTCAGGGCTCGGTCGTCTCGAACTCGATGACGGCAGCACCTATCAAGGCCAGTTCGCCCACGGCAAACCCAACGGCGAAGGCCAGCGCGGCGATGCCAGTGGCAATCAGTTCAGCGGGCATTTCGTCGATGGTCAGCTGGAGGGCAACGGCACGTTCAACAGCGCCGACGGCGATATCTACGTCGGTGGCTTCAAGGACAACCAGCTCCACGGCAAGGGTCGCTACGAAAACGCCGATGGCGATGTCTGGATCGGCCAGTTCAAGGAAGGCGTGCTCAGCGGCAAGGGCGAGCTTATCGGCACCGACGGCAGCCACTACATCGGCCAGTTCAGCGACTGGCGCTTCACCGGTCAGGGCCGCTTGAACCTGGCCGACGGCAGTTTCTATGTCGGCGGTTTCGACAACGACAGTTATTCCGGTCGCGGCACGCTGGTACTGACCGATGGCTCCGTGATGAGCGGCACCTGGATCAATGGCCAGCGCGTGCGCGACGCCGATGGCAAGTTGCTGCCCGATACTCTGGAGCTCGGCTTGCTCGCCCAGGGTCGCTTGCTCGATGAAGCGCTGGCCAACGTCCCCGCCTCCACCCCGGCGGTCGAGTTGTACACCCTGACTCTCGGTGGCGACGGCAAGCAGAGCGTGTTCCTGCGCGAGTCCGACTACGTCGCCAACATGCTCGCCAGCCGCTTCGGCGCTTATGGGCAAATTCGTCTGGTCAACCATCGCGAACACCTCGCCGACCGGCCGATGGCCACCCGGGAAAACCTGCGCCGCGCCGTCCAGACCCTGGCCGAGCGCAGCGGCCCGGAAGACTTGCTGTTCATCTACCTGACCAGCCACGGCACCAGCGAACACGAACTGGTGCTCGACCAGCCGCGCATGGAACTGGCTGACCTGCCGGCCGACGAACTGGCCGCGGTCCTGACCCCGCTGAAGAATCGCGACAAGATTATTGTCATCTCTTCCTGCTATTCCGGTGGTTTCATCCCGGCGCTGAAAGACGAACGCACCCTGATCATGACCGCCTCGCGGGCGGACCGGGTGTCCTTCGGTTGCTCGGAAGAAGCCAACTTCACCTACTTCGGCGACGCGCTGTTCGCCCAGGCGCTGAACCAGACCGACGACCTGGAGCAAGCCTTCAAGCTGGCCAAGGCCACCGTGGCCGAGCGTGAACTGGCGGATAACTTCGAAGCCTCTGAGCCACAGATCTGGGCGCCGAAAACCGTCCTCTCCCATTGGCAACTGCTGCGCAAGCAACAAGCGCGCAAAGCATTACAAAGTGCTGCTATCAGCAGCAAGGATGCCAAGCTCAACTAA
- a CDS encoding oxidoreductase: protein MYLTPQHVLLAGATGLTGEHLLDRLLNEPTITRVLAPSRRPLAEHPHLENPVGDPAEFLPQLNGRVDIAYCCLGTTIKQAGSEAAFRAVDLDMVVAFAKRAREMGARHLIVISALGADRRSSIFYNKVKGEMEHALRAQDWPQLTICRPSLLLGERLEPRMAEQFAGPFSRLIPGKYRGIEACQLARAMWRLALEEQDGVRVVESDELRKLGK from the coding sequence ATGTACTTGACGCCTCAGCATGTATTGCTTGCCGGAGCCACCGGATTAACCGGCGAACATTTGCTTGATCGCTTGCTCAATGAGCCAACGATTACGCGGGTATTGGCACCTTCACGCCGGCCACTGGCCGAGCATCCCCACCTGGAAAACCCCGTCGGCGACCCGGCCGAGTTCCTGCCGCAACTCAATGGTCGCGTCGACATCGCCTATTGCTGCCTCGGCACCACGATTAAACAGGCCGGCTCCGAAGCGGCGTTTCGGGCGGTGGACCTGGACATGGTGGTGGCGTTCGCCAAACGTGCACGGGAAATGGGTGCGCGGCACCTGATTGTGATCAGTGCCTTGGGAGCCGATCGCAGATCCTCGATTTTCTACAACAAGGTCAAAGGCGAGATGGAACACGCACTGCGCGCGCAGGATTGGCCGCAGCTGACCATTTGCCGTCCGTCCCTGTTGCTGGGTGAACGCCTGGAACCGCGCATGGCCGAGCAATTCGCCGGACCGTTTTCGCGCTTGATCCCGGGTAAATACCGCGGCATTGAAGCCTGCCAACTGGCCCGCGCCATGTGGCGCCTGGCGCTGGAAGAGCAGGATGGGGTGCGGGTGGTTGAGTCGGATGAGTTGCGTAAGCTCGGCAAGTAA
- the exaC gene encoding acetaldehyde dehydrogenase ExaC, with translation MRYAHPGTEGAIVSFKSKYGNYIGGEFVAPVKGQYFTNTSPVNGQPIAEFPRSTAEDIDKALDAAHAAADAWGATSAQARSLVLLKIADRIEQNLELLAITESWDNGKAVRETLNADIPLAADHFRYFAGCIRAQEGSAAEIDGNTVAYHIHEPLGVVGQIIPWNFPILMAAWKLAPALAAGNCVVLKPAEQTPLGITVLMELIGDLLPPGVLNVVQGFGKEAGEALATSKRIAKIAFTGSTPVGSHIMKCAAENIIPSTVELGGKSPNIFFADIMQAEETFIEKAAEGLVLAFFNQGEVCTCPSRALVQESIYDDFMKVVMKKVLSIKRGDPLDTDTMVGAQASEQQFDKILSYLEIAKGEGAELLTGGKVEKLEGNLATGYYIQPTLLKGTNKMRVFQEEIFGPVVSITTFKDEAEALAIANDTEFGLGAGLWTRDINRAYRMGRAIKAGRVWTNCYHLYPAHAAFGGYKKSGVGRETHKMMLDHYQQTKNLLVSYDINPLGFF, from the coding sequence ATGCGTTACGCTCACCCCGGTACTGAAGGCGCTATCGTTTCGTTCAAGAGCAAATACGGTAACTACATCGGCGGCGAGTTCGTCGCGCCTGTCAAAGGTCAGTACTTCACCAATACCTCGCCCGTGAATGGCCAACCGATTGCCGAATTCCCACGTTCCACGGCCGAAGACATCGACAAAGCCCTGGACGCTGCCCACGCGGCGGCCGATGCCTGGGGCGCCACGTCCGCCCAGGCGCGCTCGCTGGTGCTGCTGAAAATCGCCGACCGCATTGAGCAGAACCTGGAACTGCTGGCGATCACCGAATCCTGGGACAACGGTAAAGCCGTTCGCGAAACCCTCAACGCCGACATCCCGCTGGCGGCGGATCACTTCCGCTACTTCGCCGGTTGCATCCGCGCCCAGGAAGGCAGCGCCGCCGAGATCGACGGCAACACCGTGGCGTACCACATCCATGAACCCCTGGGCGTGGTCGGGCAGATCATCCCGTGGAACTTCCCGATCCTGATGGCCGCCTGGAAACTCGCCCCGGCCCTGGCCGCCGGTAACTGCGTGGTGCTCAAGCCTGCCGAGCAAACCCCGCTGGGCATCACCGTGCTGATGGAATTGATCGGCGACCTGCTGCCACCTGGCGTACTCAACGTCGTGCAAGGGTTCGGCAAAGAAGCCGGCGAAGCCCTGGCCACCAGCAAACGCATCGCCAAGATCGCCTTCACCGGCTCGACTCCGGTTGGCTCGCACATCATGAAATGCGCCGCCGAAAACATCATTCCGTCCACCGTGGAGCTGGGTGGCAAGTCGCCGAACATCTTCTTCGCCGACATCATGCAAGCCGAAGAAACCTTCATCGAGAAAGCTGCTGAAGGCCTGGTGCTGGCGTTCTTCAACCAGGGCGAAGTCTGCACCTGCCCGTCTCGTGCACTGGTTCAAGAATCGATCTACGACGACTTCATGAAAGTCGTGATGAAAAAAGTCCTGTCGATCAAACGTGGCGACCCGCTGGACACCGACACCATGGTCGGCGCCCAGGCATCCGAACAGCAATTCGACAAAATCCTTTCGTACCTGGAAATCGCCAAGGGCGAAGGCGCCGAGCTGCTAACCGGCGGCAAGGTGGAAAAACTCGAGGGCAACCTGGCGACCGGGTATTACATCCAGCCGACCCTGCTCAAGGGCACCAACAAAATGCGCGTGTTCCAGGAAGAAATCTTTGGCCCGGTGGTGAGCATCACCACGTTCAAGGACGAAGCCGAAGCCCTGGCCATCGCCAACGACACCGAGTTCGGCCTGGGCGCCGGCCTCTGGACCCGCGACATCAACCGCGCTTATCGCATGGGCCGCGCCATCAAGGCCGGTCGTGTGTGGACCAACTGCTACCACTTGTACCCGGCGCATGCCGCGTTCGGTGGTTACAAAAAGTCCGGCGTCGGGCGTGAAACCCACAAGATGATGCTCGATCACTATCAGCAGACCAAAAACCTGCTGGTGAGCTACGACATCAATCCGTTGGGCTTCTTCTAA
- a CDS encoding CidA/LrgA family protein, with product MLLRGLTWLVLFQLLGTAINHLFLPVLPGPIVGLLLLLVFLICRGEVGEPLNLAASSLLRYLPLLLVPPAVGVMVYAKDIAADFWAIAGALVLSLVLSMAFVGGLMQRLVKRHAHRGDRP from the coding sequence ATGTTGTTACGTGGCCTGACCTGGCTGGTGCTGTTCCAATTGCTGGGCACAGCCATCAACCACCTGTTTTTGCCGGTGCTGCCGGGGCCGATTGTCGGCCTGCTGCTGTTGCTGGTGTTCCTGATTTGTCGTGGCGAAGTCGGCGAACCGCTGAACCTGGCCGCCAGTAGTCTGCTGCGCTACCTGCCGCTGTTGCTGGTGCCGCCGGCGGTGGGTGTGATGGTTTACGCCAAGGACATTGCCGCGGATTTCTGGGCCATCGCTGGCGCATTGGTGTTGTCGCTGGTGCTGTCGATGGCCTTCGTCGGGGGGCTGATGCAGCGCCTGGTCAAGCGTCATGCCCATCGCGGAGATCGTCCATGA
- a CDS encoding YceK/YidQ family lipoprotein — protein sequence MNKLLVVLLALQLAGCATARTLDAAKPGAPVVYSGTRLDLYAMNGGCCAMDRFGAEAPSYPGVDLPGSALLDTLLLPLSLLTVIGVSFQATGGL from the coding sequence ATGAATAAGCTGCTGGTGGTGCTGCTGGCGCTGCAACTGGCCGGCTGCGCCACGGCGCGCACGCTCGATGCCGCCAAGCCGGGGGCGCCGGTGGTGTATTCGGGGACGCGGCTGGATTTGTATGCGATGAACGGTGGATGCTGCGCCATGGATCGGTTTGGTGCTGAAGCGCCGAGCTATCCGGGAGTGGACCTGCCGGGGAGCGCGTTGCTCGACACGCTGCTGTTGCCGCTGTCACTGCTGACGGTGATTGGCGTGAGTTTCCAGGCGACGGGCGGGTTGTAA
- a CDS encoding MaoC family dehydratase — MPYVPVAELKDYVGKELGRSEWLTIDQERINLFAEATGDYQFIHVDPVKAAQTPFGSTIAHGFLSLSLIPKLMEDILILPQGVKMVVNYGLDSVRFIQPVKVNSRVRLKVDMNEVTEKKPGQWLLKATATLEIEGSDKPAYIAEPLSLCFV; from the coding sequence ATGCCCTATGTTCCCGTTGCAGAGCTCAAAGATTATGTCGGCAAGGAACTTGGACGTTCCGAATGGCTCACCATCGATCAGGAGCGCATCAACCTGTTCGCCGAAGCCACCGGGGATTATCAGTTCATTCACGTCGACCCGGTCAAAGCCGCGCAAACGCCATTTGGCAGCACCATTGCCCACGGTTTCCTGTCGCTGTCGCTGATTCCCAAACTGATGGAAGACATCCTGATCCTGCCGCAAGGCGTGAAGATGGTGGTCAACTATGGCCTGGACAGTGTGCGTTTCATCCAGCCGGTGAAAGTCAATTCACGGGTCCGGCTCAAGGTCGACATGAACGAAGTCACCGAGAAGAAACCCGGCCAATGGCTACTCAAGGCCACCGCTACCCTTGAGATAGAAGGCTCGGACAAACCGGCGTATATCGCCGAACCGCTGTCCCTCTGTTTCGTGTAA